Proteins from a single region of Pungitius pungitius chromosome 4, fPunPun2.1, whole genome shotgun sequence:
- the itsn2b gene encoding intersectin-2b isoform X2, with product MNGGPSIWAISPEERVKHDKKFDTLSPSMGYVSGEQARKFLLQSGLPASVLAEIWSLADMNKDGKMDRLEFSIAMKLIKLKLQGTPLPSALPVIMKQPPVPAPSLINPTSLLTNPAYGMATLPNVTMMTGTNLPMFAPNSMATPGFSTLAPMTGYTPLVPTASTLSPLIASNPSRPPMPTMGNATLPNGTFGGLDPFAPGALATGIPRSASPYSSPLGLSSSGLNKASSLLDLGSISSASSSPSPMSPMVNVPSDWAVPHASRLRYRQQFNSLDKQMAGYLSGQQVRGAMATTMLTQTQLASIWTLADVDKDGKLKAEEFILAMHLVDMAKIGQSLPLTLPTELVPPSQRGGVNGSSSSLYAALGDDFDIEPPQKTKPNLTFEDKFKANLERGNAELEKRRQTLQDAERRERERRAQKEREEREQREKEAREIEEKRRREEEIRLERQKELERQKEEERLREIERKEAAQRELERQRKEEWERRRRGELKIKKEQEQDEIGRLKAKKKSLEMELEAVGNKHQQISDRLQDFQNKKKHQNTELHVTNQRKETCQQDINKLQKQLEEFQRKLSQLTPEQKRLTEKLRNMSLNNLPASTMSTLKVVVTEKKGTCLKLRQQLETLEKEAAAKMSEMDAYNRDMQCVGDEDSMLQAVFCLLGCLRNLFYLLKEMRESQRKQQETLEKLRSIKEDKRRELSRRKEEEEQRKKREEERKKQQEEEAQRLIKIEKERQWQEKLRKDEEERQRKLREEKEAKQREEAEREKQALIQAAKEQVERELRVKEEAERKRREIEERKKREEDERQKQAERRRQDEERRQLEEERRQLEEERRKLEEDRRKEEKRRKDEEERRKREEERKRLEEERREEERRREKEEEERRRQRAAVAAVRDAEERRAQEEERKKKREEEERRKKDEDRRKLQQDEERRKREEERKRGEEERKRREEEEEERRKAEEVRKRKEETARQQPLASGGGKVDIQSKLTALLRGLEERKGGQPRATEHRKSAALTSFKALYPFTARNNEELNFSADDVIEVDESTEREEGWLYGSRQGKMGWFPESYVERVAPSAAANNNNTAAAVAPKGPLQSQLSNALEAVKAAGTKSAFTPTHSPNPAPTEAQGQVVGNLLAQALCSWTAKTDSHLNFNKDDVIQVLEQQENWWLGELNNEKGWFPKTYVTLLEEGSPNVKSSPPDASESSDSLQLEEYTALYTYDSPEPSDLSFREGDLILVSKKDGEWWHGSIGDSKGVFPSNYVKPKEADTSSISGKKKPEIAHVIRPRSSSSAEQLNLETAQLILILGKNPSGWWLGELQARGKKRQKGWFPASHVKILGSSSGQSTPAPQTVCQVIAIYDYKAANGDELSFSKGQLINVHDKNDQDWWKGETNGATGLFPTNYVKMTTAECDPSQQWCADLNSLDSLSAQEKRRQGYIHELILTEERYVEDLKIVLEVFHKPMSESGRLNDAEMEMIFVNWNELLTCNSKLLKALHLRKKTGGENMPVQMIGDVLAAELSHMQPYIRFCSCQINGATLVQTRIDSEPNFKEFLKKIATDYRCKGMPLSSFLLKPMQRITRYPLHIKNILESTGEGHSDRGPLKEALEKAEELCQQVNEGVREKENSDRLEWIQSHLQMDGTTENLVFNSLTNCLGPRKLLHSGKMNKVKSNKELFAFLFNDFLLLTHAAKQFASSGPEKLFSSKNNVQLKIYKPPVLLNEVLVKLPDPSSDEPTFHISHIDRVYVLRTDNINERTAWVQKIKAASEEFIETEKKKREKAYQARSVKTSGIGRLLVTILEATELKPGKPNGKSNPYCEVTMGTQIFTSRTLNDTLNPRWNFNCQFNIKDLYQDVLCITIYERDQFSPDDFLGRTEVPVATIKKELENKGPLTRRLLLHEVPTGEVWVRLDLQLFGNK from the exons ATGAATG GTGGCCCAAGCATATGGGCGATCTCTCCAGAGGAGAGGGTCAAACATGATAAGAAGTTCGACACCCTCTCCCCATCAATGGGCTACGTCTCAG GGGAACAGGCAAGGAAGTTTTTACTTCAATCAGGGCTTCCTGCTTCAGTTTTGGCTGAGATATG GTCTCTGGCTGACATGAATAAAGATGGGAAGATGGACAGGTTGGAGTTTTCCATTGCAATGAAGCTGATAAAGCTAAAGCTCCAGGGTACACCGCTTCCCTCAGCACTGCCCGTCATCATGAAGCAGCCTCCAGTGCCTGCTCCCAGCCTCATTAACCCCACCTCATTATTGACCAACCCAGCCTATG GTATGGCTACTCTGCCTAACGTGACTATGATGACCGGTACAAACCTACCAATGTTTGCCCCTAACTCCATGGCAACCCCTGGATTCTCAACTTTGGCACCAATGACAGGCTACACCCCTTTGGTTCCTACAGCATCCACCCTGAGCCCTTTAATAGCCTCCAACCCCTCCAGGCCCCCGATGCCCACCATGGGAAACGCCACCCTGCCTAACGGCACCTTCGGAGGTCTCGACCCATTTGCACCTGGAGCTTTGGCCACTG GAATACCTCGCTCTGCATCCCCTTACTCCTCTCCACTCGGACTCTCCTCATCTGGTCTGAACAAGGCCTCCTCTCTTTTGGACCTAGGATCtatcag CTCagcttcctcttccccctctccGATGTCCCCCATGGTTAATGTTCCCAGCGACTGGGCTGTGCCACATGCCTCCAGACTCCGATACCGACAGCAGTTCAACAGCTTGGATAAACAAATGGCAGGATACCTCAGTG GTCAGCAGGTAAGAggtgccatggcaaccacgATGCTGACTCAGACACAACTTGCCTCCATCTG GACTTTAGCTGATGTGGATAAGGACGGGAAACTAAAAGCAGAGGAGTTTATACTGGCCATGCATCTTGTGGATATGGCAAAGATTGGGCAATCTTTGCCGCTAACACTGCCAACTGAACTGGTACCACCCTCGCAAAG GGGTGGAGTGAATGGATCCAGCTCTTCTCTCTATGCTGCTCTGGGGGATGACTTTGACATAGAACCTCCAcagaaaaccaaaccaaacc TGACGTTCGAGGATAAATTCAAAGCCAACCTGGAGCGAGGGAACGCAGAATTGGAGAAAAGACGTCAGACGCTCCAGGAtgcggagaggagggagagagagcggcgtgcgcagaaagagagagaggagcgggaacagagagagaaggaggctcGGGAAAttgaggagaagagaaggagagaggaggaaatcaGGCTGGAACGACAGAAAGAGCTGGAgaggcagaaagaagaagagcggctgagagagatagagagaaaaGAG GCTGCACAGCGGGAGCTCGAGcgtcagaggaaggaggagtggGAGAGGAGGCGGCGAGGGGAGCTCAAAAtaaagaaggagcaggagcaggatgaAATCGGCAGATTGAAAGCCAAGAAAAAGAGTCTTGAGATGGAACTGGAGGCTGTG GGTAACAAGCACCAACAGATCTCAGATCGACTGCAGGACTTTCAGAACAAGAAGAAGCATCAGAATACGGAGCTGCATGTGACTAATCAAAGGAAAGAGACCTGCCAGCAGGACATTAACAAACTGCAGAAACAGTTGgag GAGTTCCAGAGAAAGTTGTCCCAGCTGACTCCGGAGCAGAAGAGACTGACAGAGAAACTCAGAAACATGTCTTTAAATAACTTGCCTG CGTCAACCATGTCCACCCTCAAGGTGGTTGtcacagagaaaaaagggaCATGTCTCAAACTGAGACAGCAGCTGGAAACCCTGGAGAAAGAGGCGGCTGCCAAAATGTCTGAGATGGACGCGTACAACAGAGATATGCAG TGTGTGGGTGATGAGGACTCAATGCTTCAAGCTGTCTTTTGTCTGCTGGGCTGCCTTCGTAACCTCTTCTACCTACTAAAG GAAatgagagagagccagagaaaACAGCAGGAAACACTCGAGAAACTACGGAGCATCAAAGAGGACAAACGACGTGAGCTGAGtcgaaggaaagaggaggaagagcagaggaagaagagagaagaggagaggaaaaaacaacaagaggaggaagctcagag GCTTATTAAGATAGAAAAAGAGCGCCAGTGGCAGGAGAAGCTTCggaaggatgaagaggagcgTCAGAGAAAGCTtcgggaggagaaagaggccaaacagagggaggaggcggagagagagaaacaggccCTCATCCAGGCTGCGAAGGAGCAGGTTGAACGAGAGCTCAGAGTGAAGGAGGAGGCAGAGCGAAAGAGAAGAGAGatcgaggagaggaagaaaagagaagaagacgagCGACAGAAGCAAGCAGAAAGAAGGAGgcaggatgaggagaggagacagctggaagaggagagaaggcagcttgaggaagagaggaggaaacttGAAGAAGataggaggaaagaggagaaaagacgGAAGGACGAAGAGGAGCGCCgcaagagggaggaagagaggaagaggttaGAGGAGGagcggagagaggaggagcgcagaagagaaaaggaggaagaggagaggaggagacagagggcaGCTGTGGCCGCTGTCCGAgatgcagaggagaggagagcccaagaggaggagagaaagaagaagagggaggaggaggagaggaggaagaaggatgaAGACAGGAGGAAGCTTCAGCAGGACGAGGAAAGGAGGAAGcgtgaggaggaaagaaagaggggggaggaggagaggaagagaagagaagaagaagaagaggagaggaggaaagcagaggaggtgagaaagagaaaggaggagaccGCACGTCAGCAGCCGCTGGCCAGTGGAGGAGGGAAGGTGGATATTCAGAGTAAACTGACGGCTCTGCTGAGAGGactagaggagaggaaag GTGGGCAACCCAGGGCCACAGAACACAGGAAGTCAGCCGCCCTCACGTCCTTCAAAGCCCTGTATCCGTTCACCGCCCGAAACAACGAGGAGCTCAACTTCAGCGCGGACGACGTGATCGAG GTGGATGAGTCGACGGAGCGGGAGGAAGGCTGGCTGTACGGCAGCCGGCAGGGAAAGATGGGCTGGTTCCCAGAAAGCTACGTGGAGAGGGTGGCCCCGTCAGCCGcagccaataataataatactgctgctgctgtggccccTAAAGGCCCACTTCAGTCCCAGCTTTCCAATGCGCTCGAGGCTGTCAAGGCAGCCGGCACCAAATCTGCCTTCACGCCAACACACTCTCCAAATCCTGCACCCACTGAGGCACAAGGACAG GTGGTGGGTAACCTGTTGGCCCAGGCCTTGTGCTCGTGGACAGCGAAGACGGACAGTCACCTGAACTTCAACAAGGACGACGTCATTCAGGTtttggagcagcaggagaattGGTGGCTGGGAGAGCTGAACAATGAAAAGGGCTGGTTCCCCAAAACATATGTGACACTGCTGGAAGAAGGGAGTCCAAA CGTGAAGAGTTCCCCTCCTGATGCTTCAGAGTCTAGCGACAGCCTTCAGCTGGAAG AATACACAGCCTTGTACACCTATGATTCTCCGGAGCCGAGTGATCTGTCGTTTAGAGAGGGTGATCTGATCTTGGTGAGCAAGAAAGATGGAGAGTGGTGGCACGGCTCTATAGGCGACAGCAAAGGCGTCTTCCCCAGCAACTACGTCAAACCCAAAGAGGCCGAT acatcaAGTATATCTGGAAAGAAGAAGCCAG AGATTGCCCATGTGATCAGACCCCGCTCCTCTAGCAGCGCTGAACAGTTGAATCTGGAAACTGCTCAGCTCATCCTCATCCTCGGCAAGAACCCCTCTGGCTGGTGGCTTGGAGAACTGCAG GCCCGTGGTAAAAAGCGCCAGAAGGGCTGGTTTCCTGCCTCTCATGTCAAAATTCTGGGATCCAGCAGTGGCCAGTCCACCCCAGCACCCCAAACAG TCTGTCAGGTGATAGCCATATATGACTACAAAGCTGCCAACGGGGACGAGTTGAGCTTCTCCAAAGGTCAGCTGATTAACGTCCATGACAAGAATGACCAGGACTGGTGGAAAGGAGAGACCAACGGGGCTACTGGTCTCTTCCCAACTAATTACGTAAAGATGACCACAGCGGAGTGTGACCCCAGCCAGCAGT GGTGCGCAGACCTAAACAGCCTGGACTCACTGAGTGCCCAGGAGAAGCGGAGACAGGGTTACATCCATGAGCTGATCCTGACTGAGGAAAGATACGTGGAAGACTTGAAGATTGTTCTTGAG GTTTTCCATAAGCCCATGTCCGAGTCGGGTCGGCTGAATGATGCAGAGATGGAAATGATCTTCGTCAACTGGAATGAACTGCTGACCTGCAACTCTAAACTTCTCAA GGCGCTTCACCTCCGTAAGAAGACGGGTGGGGAGAACATGCCGGTGCAGATGATCGGAGATGTTCTTGCCGCGGAGCTGTCCCACATGCAGCCCTACATCCGCTTCTGTTCCTGCCAGATCAACGGGGCAACGCTGGTCCAGACCCGCATCGACAGCGAGCCAAACTTCAAGGAGTTCCTAAAG AAAATTGCCACGGACTACAGGTGTAAAGGCATGCCGCTGTCCAGCTTCCTGCTGAAACCCATGCAGAGGATCACACGCTACCCACTGCACATCAAAAAC atccTGGAGAGCACGGGAGAGGGCCATTCTGACCGAGGCCCACTCAAAGAGGCTCTAGAGAAGGCGGAAGAACTCTGTCAACAG GTAAACGAGGgcgtgagagagaaggagaactcTGACAGACTGGAATGGATTCAAAGCCACTTACAGATGGACGGCACTACAGag AACCTGGTCTTTAACTCTCTTACCAACTGTTTGGGCCCCAGGAAACTGCTTCACAGCGGCAAG ATGAACAAGGTGAAGAGCAACAAGGAACTCTTTGCTTTCCTCTTTAACGACTTTCTGCTCTTGACTCATGCGGCTAAGCAGTTCGCTTCATCCGGGCCCGAAAAACTGTTCAGCAGCAAGAACAATGTACAACTCAAGATCTACAAGCCa CCTGTGCTGCTAAATGAGGTTCTGGTGAAGCTGCCGGATCCTTCCAGCGACGAGCCCACCTTCCACATCTCACACATTGATAGAGTCTACGTACTCAGGACCGACAACATCAATGAACG GACGGCTTGGGTTCAGAAGATCAAGGCCGCGTCTGAAGAATTTATtgaaactgaaaagaaaaagagggaaaaggcCTATCAAG CCCGATCTGTGAAGACTAGTGGAATCGGCAGACTTCTTGTCACTATCTTGGAAGCCACTGAACTCAAGCCGGGAAAACCCAATG GTAAAAGTAACCCCTACTGTGAGGTGACCATGGGAACTCAGATATTCACGTCTAGGACGCTCAACGACACTCTGAACCCCAGGTGGAACTTTAACTGTCAGTTCAACATCAAGGACCTTTATCAGGATGTACTCTGCATCACCATCTATGAAAGAGACCAGTTTTCCCCTGATG ACTTTCTGGGTCGGACAGAAGTGCCTGTGGCAACCATAAAGAAAGAGTTGGAAAACAAGGGACCCTTGACACGTCGTCTTCTGCTGCACGAGGTTCCTACAGGGGAGGTGTGGGTCCGCCTTGACCTGCAGCTCTTTGGCAACAAATAG